The following coding sequences are from one Paenibacillus stellifer window:
- a CDS encoding ferredoxin gives MAKYTWVEKDTCIACGACGATAPDIYDYDDEGLAEVIYESDSNRGVTEIPEDLLDDMQDAADGCPTDSIKVADAPFNKEG, from the coding sequence ATGGCTAAGTACACTTGGGTAGAGAAAGATACTTGCATCGCATGCGGTGCCTGTGGTGCGACAGCACCGGATATTTATGATTACGACGATGAGGGATTGGCCGAGGTTATCTATGAGAGCGACAGCAACCGCGGCGTTACCGAGATCCCGGAAGATCTGCTTGACGATATGCAGGATGCAGCTGATGGCTGCCCGACGGATTCCATCAAGGTGGCGGACGCGCCTTTCAATAAGGAAGGCTAA